The Bacteroidales bacterium genome has a window encoding:
- a CDS encoding porin, translated as MKTHIQIISLIMLLSVSGKMAAQDTTHPFFRGEPIGLVFTDFYTGIKQGDNPAGFELKRAYLGYQFELDKHFKAKLQIDIGNPGDVSQDTLRRRFAYFKDAWLQYSAGKWAFTIGIIPLQQFNIQERIWGHRYIAKSALDEFGLATSADLGASAKYNPTDWLSLDFTLMNGEGFNNLQSDNSFKAGFGFTLKPYKGLIVRSYADIINKRNTELLLVYFVGYEIKDKFLFGAEYDIKRNEDFFENHHEKVFSAFATYHVVSKFGIFGRYDVRRSNTPPDDTQRWNLTGDGSALIAGVEYRPISKVRTALSYQEWFPYATSSDNEAFLYLNIEFRVW; from the coding sequence ATGAAAACGCATATTCAAATAATTTCTCTGATAATGCTGTTGTCCGTTTCCGGGAAAATGGCAGCACAGGACACCACGCATCCCTTTTTCCGTGGCGAACCTATAGGGTTGGTGTTTACAGATTTTTATACAGGTATCAAACAGGGAGATAATCCGGCGGGCTTTGAGTTGAAGCGTGCTTATCTGGGTTATCAGTTTGAATTGGATAAGCATTTCAAAGCCAAATTACAGATCGATATCGGGAATCCCGGCGACGTTTCACAAGATACGCTACGACGCCGGTTTGCCTATTTCAAAGATGCGTGGCTGCAATACAGTGCCGGCAAATGGGCTTTTACTATCGGTATCATTCCGTTGCAGCAATTTAACATTCAGGAGCGCATCTGGGGGCATCGCTACATTGCCAAATCAGCACTCGACGAGTTTGGCCTGGCAACAAGCGCCGATTTGGGCGCTTCCGCTAAATACAATCCCACCGATTGGTTATCCCTGGATTTTACGCTGATGAATGGGGAAGGCTTTAACAATCTGCAAAGTGATAATTCATTCAAAGCCGGATTTGGCTTCACCCTGAAGCCTTACAAAGGATTGATCGTTCGCAGCTATGCCGATATTATCAATAAGAGAAATACTGAGTTGCTGCTAGTATATTTTGTGGGGTATGAAATCAAAGACAAATTCCTTTTTGGGGCAGAATATGACATCAAGCGCAATGAAGATTTTTTCGAAAATCATCATGAGAAGGTCTTTTCCGCATTTGCCACTTATCATGTAGTTAGCAAGTTTGGGATTTTTGGTCGTTACGACGTCCGGCGCAGCAACACACCGCCCGACGACACGCAGCGCTGGAACCTCACCGGCGATGGCAGCGCACTGATTGCCGGCGTTGAGTACAGGCCTATTTCCAAAGTGCGCACAGCATTGTCTTATCAGGAGTGGTTTCCGTATGCTACAAGTTCAGACAACGAAGCATTTCTTTATCTCAACATCGAATTCAGAGTGTGGTAG
- the zupT gene encoding zinc transporter ZupT, with protein sequence METENFLFAFGLTLLAGLSTGIGSVMALLSRKFNPKFLAGSLGFSAGVMIYVSFVEILSEAKISLVGALGEKMGNVYTVVAFFAGIALIAIIDYLIPSFENPHEIKNIEMKNLDPATDKKLLRMGLFSALAIGIHNFPEGLATFMAALSDPTLGVSIAVAIAIHNIPEGIAVSVPIYYATKSRKKAFWLSFLSGLAEPVGALLGYFILMHFFSESTFGVIFAGVAGIMVYISLDELLPTAEEYGEHHIAIGGMIAGMVVMAISLLLFI encoded by the coding sequence ATGGAAACAGAGAACTTTCTATTTGCCTTTGGGCTTACGCTTTTGGCAGGTCTCTCGACCGGCATTGGGAGCGTGATGGCACTGCTTTCGCGGAAGTTTAACCCAAAGTTTCTGGCCGGCTCGCTTGGCTTTTCTGCCGGGGTGATGATCTACGTTTCGTTCGTTGAGATTCTTTCAGAAGCCAAAATTTCGCTTGTGGGGGCACTTGGGGAAAAAATGGGAAATGTTTATACCGTCGTTGCTTTCTTTGCCGGCATAGCGCTGATAGCAATAATCGACTATTTGATTCCCTCATTTGAAAACCCGCATGAGATCAAAAATATAGAAATGAAAAACCTCGACCCCGCCACCGACAAGAAGCTTTTGCGCATGGGTCTGTTTTCAGCGCTTGCCATTGGCATCCATAATTTTCCTGAAGGCCTGGCCACTTTTATGGCAGCTTTGTCCGATCCGACTCTCGGGGTGAGTATTGCGGTAGCCATTGCCATCCACAACATTCCTGAAGGAATTGCGGTGTCGGTTCCCATTTATTATGCAACCAAAAGCCGTAAAAAGGCTTTTTGGCTTTCATTTCTTTCAGGGCTTGCTGAGCCAGTAGGCGCTTTGCTTGGCTATTTTATCCTGATGCACTTTTTCAGTGAATCCACCTTCGGGGTCATCTTCGCAGGCGTGGCGGGCATCATGGTCTATATCTCGCTCGACGAGCTTTTGCCCACCGCCGAAGAATATGGCGAGCACCACATTGCCATTGGCGGAATGATAGCCGGCATGGTGGTGATGGCAATAAGTCTGCTGCTGTTTATCTGA
- a CDS encoding DUF2905 domain-containing protein: MPAVAKILIISGILLVAAGMVVWLAQGHLSWLGRLPGDIRIERPNMKFYFPITTMLLVSVVLSILLWIIRRFF, translated from the coding sequence ATGCCGGCTGTAGCAAAAATATTAATCATCTCGGGGATTCTCCTGGTAGCAGCGGGTATGGTGGTATGGCTGGCACAGGGTCATCTGAGCTGGCTGGGGCGGCTGCCGGGCGATATTCGCATTGAGCGTCCGAACATGAAGTTTTATTTTCCCATCACCACCATGTTGCTCGTCAGTGTGGTGCTAAGCATTTTGCTGTGGATCATCAGAAGATTTTTTTAA
- a CDS encoding endonuclease/exonuclease/phosphatase family protein yields MKKANVVFALFVWFVLTNLLASAQTADAGDGSRYRIMFYNVENLFDPLDDPMHRDEEFTPGGERHWTNKRMYDKINKIYKVIMAVGEYDPPAIIGLCEIENLRVLQKLIYETPLKNYGYRIVHHESPDRRGIDVALLYRADLFRPFADSAIALTFADDTSYRTRDILYVKGLAMGREMLHIFVNHWPSRYGGYMNTVRRRNDAAALLRRQVDSLTAALASPAIIIMGDFNDDPTDESMTKVLQAKKPEQPADPGALYNLMLVPDAEWPYGSLKYRESWNHFDQLVVSGALLADTLMVHVKQKRAHVFHAGFLLETDATFLGYKPYRTYLGYKYQGGFSDHLPVYLDLLIRP; encoded by the coding sequence ATGAAAAAGGCTAACGTGGTGTTTGCGCTATTCGTGTGGTTTGTGTTGACGAATTTGTTGGCATCGGCGCAAACTGCTGATGCAGGCGATGGCTCACGCTACCGCATCATGTTTTACAACGTCGAAAACCTTTTCGATCCGCTTGACGATCCTATGCACCGCGACGAGGAGTTTACGCCCGGGGGCGAGCGCCATTGGACCAACAAACGCATGTACGATAAAATCAATAAGATTTACAAAGTGATTATGGCCGTGGGCGAATACGATCCGCCTGCCATCATTGGACTATGCGAAATCGAAAACCTGCGTGTGTTGCAGAAGCTGATTTATGAAACGCCTTTAAAAAATTATGGTTACCGCATCGTTCATCATGAGTCGCCCGACCGGCGCGGCATCGATGTGGCATTGCTTTATCGCGCCGACCTGTTCCGCCCTTTTGCCGACAGCGCCATCGCGCTCACCTTTGCCGACGACACCAGCTACCGCACCCGCGACATTCTGTATGTGAAAGGTCTGGCCATGGGGCGGGAGATGCTCCACATCTTCGTCAATCACTGGCCGTCGCGCTACGGCGGATATATGAACACCGTCCGCCGGCGCAACGATGCCGCCGCACTGCTGCGCCGCCAGGTGGATTCGCTTACGGCTGCCCTGGCCTCACCCGCCATCATTATCATGGGCGATTTTAATGATGATCCTACCGACGAAAGTATGACGAAGGTGCTGCAGGCAAAAAAGCCAGAGCAACCCGCCGACCCCGGCGCACTTTACAATCTGATGCTGGTTCCCGATGCAGAATGGCCTTACGGTTCGTTGAAATATCGCGAAAGCTGGAACCACTTCGATCAACTTGTGGTTTCGGGCGCCCTTCTCGCCGACACACTTATGGTGCATGTAAAGCAAAAGCGTGCGCATGTTTTTCATGCCGGTTTTTTGCTTGAAACTGATGCTACCTTTCTGGGCTACAAGCCTTATCGTACCTATCTTGGTTATAAATATCAGGGTGGGTTCAGCGACCATCTGCCGGTTTATTTAGATTTGTTGATTCGGCCATAG
- a CDS encoding PAS domain-containing sensor histidine kinase yields MISTNTPHSIKAGSLLIDSAPLTVAEGGGQYRELVENVNKGMFVTEHGILKLINPQATRMFGYSREEMIGMKVWEFVCDEKAEEIQNLFIKKTDETHTAQTEVQCQRKDGSLFWAELSLCGSSNGKVYGSLDDITLRKAIADAHSMSEKRLIMALQSTKAGLWDWDMKTDEMAFDARWAEMLGYSAEELKPRLMTWQNMVHPEDEVLFQKALKDYLEGRKPLYRCAFRMKTKTGDWVYILGSGMITDYDEVGNPIRMVGTHQDITKQKNNDKQLREINATKDKLFSIIAHDLRSPYNAQLGFLETLLEEESPYSTEERKRIIRTLYNSTRQSFALLDNLLLWSRANAGKIAFRPEVLLVAQLLEDALEMQRFSAQAKNITIEFHLPDDNMEVTADSEMTDTILRNLVSNAIKFTPEGGSITLSAMKNDPLQTVIKVTDTGVGIPAVQVPRLFDSDSNYSTVGTQQERGTGLGLIVCREFVERNGGKIWVESTPGKGSVFYFTLNSALNNPVCHPNCIRNFSEIFQHINGNEQLNRDFHKRIIPQFKNCHKHTSPELIRSFIETLRPIASVHNIIPLQNFCGVIDKSLQADDRNQINICFTEFEKLIDQMELLMPDLT; encoded by the coding sequence ATGATAAGCACCAACACACCTCATAGCATCAAAGCCGGGTCGCTGCTGATCGATTCGGCTCCTTTGACAGTAGCGGAAGGCGGGGGACAATACCGCGAGCTGGTGGAGAACGTCAACAAAGGTATGTTCGTTACCGAGCATGGGATTTTGAAACTGATAAATCCTCAGGCGACGCGAATGTTTGGTTATAGCCGGGAAGAGATGATTGGGATGAAGGTTTGGGAGTTTGTGTGTGATGAAAAGGCAGAGGAAATCCAAAATCTTTTTATTAAAAAAACAGATGAAACACACACTGCACAAACAGAGGTGCAATGCCAGCGCAAAGACGGAAGTCTGTTTTGGGCAGAATTGAGTTTGTGTGGTAGCAGCAACGGCAAAGTATACGGCTCCTTAGATGACATTACTTTGCGCAAAGCAATAGCCGATGCCCACAGCATGAGCGAGAAGCGCCTGATCATGGCATTGCAAAGTACAAAAGCAGGCTTGTGGGATTGGGATATGAAAACCGATGAAATGGCGTTCGACGCGCGCTGGGCCGAAATGTTGGGCTACTCCGCCGAGGAGCTAAAACCGCGCCTGATGACGTGGCAGAATATGGTGCATCCTGAGGACGAAGTGCTGTTTCAGAAAGCGCTGAAGGATTATCTGGAAGGACGAAAACCGTTGTATCGCTGCGCCTTCAGGATGAAAACAAAAACCGGCGACTGGGTGTATATCCTTGGCAGCGGCATGATAACCGATTACGATGAAGTTGGAAACCCCATCCGGATGGTCGGGACGCATCAGGATATTACCAAACAAAAAAACAACGACAAGCAATTGCGTGAGATCAATGCCACCAAGGATAAACTTTTCTCTATCATCGCCCACGACTTGCGCAGCCCCTACAATGCACAACTGGGATTTCTCGAGACATTGCTTGAAGAGGAGAGTCCTTATTCGACCGAGGAGCGCAAACGTATCATCCGTACTCTCTATAATAGCACCAGGCAATCGTTTGCGCTGCTCGACAACCTGTTGTTGTGGTCGCGGGCCAATGCAGGCAAAATAGCTTTTCGACCGGAAGTGCTGCTGGTGGCTCAGCTTCTGGAGGATGCTCTTGAGATGCAACGCTTTTCGGCGCAAGCCAAAAATATCACCATCGAATTCCATTTGCCCGACGACAACATGGAGGTTACTGCCGACAGTGAAATGACCGATACTATCCTGCGCAATCTGGTGAGTAACGCCATCAAATTTACACCCGAGGGGGGCAGCATTACATTGTCGGCTATGAAAAACGACCCGCTGCAAACCGTGATAAAAGTGACGGATACTGGTGTGGGTATACCTGCCGTCCAGGTGCCCCGGCTTTTCGATTCTGACAGCAATTATTCGACGGTAGGCACGCAGCAGGAACGAGGTACCGGCTTGGGGCTGATCGTGTGCCGCGAATTTGTGGAGCGCAACGGCGGAAAAATTTGGGTAGAGAGTACTCCGGGAAAAGGAAGCGTTTTTTACTTTACCCTCAACTCGGCACTCAATAATCCGGTATGTCATCCAAACTGTATCCGTAATTTCAGTGAGATTTTTCAACACATAAATGGTAATGAGCAGTTGAATCGCGATTTTCATAAAAGGATAATTCCTCAGTTTAAAAATTGCCACAAGCATACTTCCCCTGAACTTATTCGGTCATTTATCGAAACGCTTCGACCAATTGCATCTGTCCACAACATCATTCCTCTTCAGAATTTTTGTGGTGTCATCGATAAAAGTCTGCAAGCGGACGACCGCAATCAGATCAACATCTGCTTTACAGAATTTGAAAAGCTGATAGACCAAATGGAACTGCTGATGCCGGATTTGACTTGA
- a CDS encoding zinc metallopeptidase, whose amino-acid sequence MMIYLIIFGVFMLLSWLVQSQLKAKFAKYSKIPLAGGMTGHEVAAEMLRQNGIHDVKIGSVKGQLTDHYNPVNRTINLSPEIYRGRSVMSAAVAAHETGHALQHAQAYAWLKMRSALVPVVSFSSRWVQWVLLAGILLINVFPQLLLIGIVLFGATTLFSFITLPVEIDASRRALVWLESSGIVSSQQHGMAKDSLRSAAMTYVVAALASLATLMYYLMIFLGRRD is encoded by the coding sequence ATGATGATCTATCTGATTATTTTCGGGGTGTTTATGCTGCTTAGCTGGTTGGTACAGTCGCAGCTCAAAGCGAAGTTTGCCAAGTATTCAAAGATTCCTTTGGCTGGGGGTATGACGGGCCATGAGGTGGCGGCCGAGATGCTGCGCCAGAATGGCATCCATGATGTAAAGATTGGATCGGTAAAAGGACAACTCACCGATCATTATAACCCCGTCAACCGTACCATCAATCTGAGTCCGGAAATTTATCGGGGACGCAGTGTAATGTCTGCTGCTGTAGCGGCGCACGAAACGGGGCATGCGCTGCAGCACGCACAGGCCTATGCCTGGCTCAAAATGCGTTCGGCGCTGGTGCCGGTGGTAAGTTTCAGTTCACGATGGGTGCAGTGGGTGCTGCTGGCCGGCATTTTGCTCATTAACGTTTTCCCGCAGTTGCTGCTCATTGGTATCGTCCTGTTTGGCGCCACCACGTTGTTTAGTTTTATCACCTTGCCTGTGGAGATCGATGCTTCGCGACGGGCACTGGTGTGGCTCGAAAGCAGTGGCATCGTTTCGTCGCAGCAGCATGGTATGGCCAAAGACAGCCTGCGTTCTGCCGCCATGACTTATGTCGTAGCCGCACTCGCATCGCTTGCCACCTTGATGTATTATCTGATGATTTTCCTTGGGCGCCGCGACTAA
- the ligA gene encoding NAD-dependent DNA ligase LigA, whose protein sequence is MTQEEARRQIEALSRELHEHNYKYYVLSQPVISDYDFDQKLKEIEALEKQFPELTDPTSPTQRVGGQINKEFNQVRHRYPMLSLGNTYSREELSDFIERIHKNISGEVEYVCELKYDGVAIGLRYEAGRLTQGVTRGDGETGDEVTDNVKTIHSVPLQLHGKSWPEDIEIRGEVLMPHTSFEHLNRLKAENDEAPFANPRNAASGSLKMQDSAEVAKRRLTCMIYFVLGEELPHDNHYDNLMAASKWGLNVSDHIGRCKTIDEIFDYINHWDSARTKLDFDIDGVVIKVNSYRQQDQLGFTAKSPRWAIAYKFKAQREATRLLSIDYQVGRTGVVTPVANLEPVLLAGTTVRRASLHNADIMQQLDVRVGDSVFVEKGGEVIPKITGVDLDNRPAEAPPTEFIKNCPECGTDLVRQPGEVAHYCPNEDHCPPQIKGKLEHFIGRRAMDIDSLGEGKIELLYDKGLVENAADLYALNYEKLFGLEKVFPAEGDRKERIVSFQKRATEKILQGIEASKAIPFQRVLFALGIRFVGETVARKLAEHFGSMQALMQADYESLVAVHEIGDRIAGSVLEWFSRPEHQELVSRLKEYGLQMEMEKPAEAASQKLGNKSFVVSGTFANYSRDGIKEVIEANGGRNLSAISGNTDYVVAGENMGPAKLAKAEKLGIKIISEDDFMKMIK, encoded by the coding sequence ATGACTCAAGAGGAAGCCCGCCGGCAGATAGAAGCGCTGAGCCGTGAACTACACGAGCACAACTATAAATATTACGTACTGTCGCAGCCCGTAATTTCAGATTATGATTTTGATCAAAAGCTCAAAGAAATCGAAGCGCTCGAAAAGCAGTTTCCGGAGCTTACCGATCCTACCTCGCCCACGCAGCGTGTAGGCGGACAGATTAATAAAGAATTTAATCAGGTTAGGCACCGCTATCCGATGCTTTCGCTGGGCAATACCTATTCGCGTGAAGAGTTGAGTGATTTTATCGAGCGTATCCACAAAAACATCTCCGGCGAAGTGGAGTATGTGTGTGAGCTGAAATACGATGGCGTGGCCATTGGTCTGCGCTATGAAGCCGGACGCCTTACCCAGGGCGTTACCCGTGGCGATGGCGAAACCGGCGACGAGGTAACCGACAATGTTAAAACCATCCACAGTGTGCCTTTGCAACTCCATGGCAAAAGCTGGCCGGAAGATATTGAGATTCGCGGTGAGGTGCTGATGCCGCACACTTCTTTTGAACACTTGAATCGTCTCAAAGCCGAAAACGATGAAGCGCCTTTTGCCAACCCGCGCAACGCCGCTTCGGGCAGCCTTAAGATGCAGGACTCCGCAGAGGTAGCCAAACGCCGTCTCACTTGCATGATCTATTTTGTTCTGGGAGAAGAATTGCCGCACGACAATCATTACGACAATCTAATGGCTGCCAGCAAATGGGGACTCAATGTGAGCGATCATATTGGGCGATGCAAAACCATCGACGAAATTTTTGATTACATCAACCATTGGGATTCCGCCCGCACCAAACTGGATTTCGATATCGACGGGGTGGTGATAAAAGTGAATAGCTATCGCCAACAGGACCAACTGGGCTTTACGGCTAAGTCGCCACGCTGGGCCATTGCCTACAAATTCAAGGCGCAGCGGGAAGCTACACGGTTGCTCTCCATCGACTATCAGGTGGGAAGGACGGGTGTCGTTACGCCGGTGGCCAACCTGGAGCCGGTGCTGCTGGCCGGAACTACCGTAAGACGCGCGTCATTGCACAACGCCGACATCATGCAGCAGCTCGACGTGCGCGTTGGCGACAGCGTGTTTGTTGAGAAAGGGGGCGAGGTAATTCCTAAAATTACAGGCGTCGATCTGGACAATCGTCCTGCTGAGGCACCTCCCACAGAGTTTATAAAAAACTGCCCCGAATGCGGAACTGACCTGGTGCGACAGCCTGGCGAAGTTGCCCACTACTGCCCCAACGAAGACCACTGTCCGCCGCAGATAAAAGGCAAGCTCGAGCATTTTATCGGTCGCCGCGCTATGGATATCGACAGCCTGGGTGAGGGAAAGATAGAGTTGCTTTACGACAAAGGCCTGGTGGAAAATGCTGCCGACTTGTATGCGCTGAATTATGAAAAACTCTTTGGATTAGAAAAAGTGTTTCCCGCCGAGGGCGACCGCAAAGAGCGCATCGTAAGTTTTCAGAAACGTGCCACCGAAAAAATCTTGCAGGGCATCGAAGCTTCAAAAGCAATTCCGTTTCAGCGTGTGCTCTTTGCCCTTGGGATTAGATTTGTGGGCGAAACCGTTGCACGCAAACTGGCCGAGCATTTTGGTTCGATGCAGGCGCTGATGCAGGCAGATTATGAATCGCTGGTGGCGGTACACGAAATCGGCGACCGCATTGCCGGCAGTGTACTCGAATGGTTTTCACGTCCCGAACATCAGGAGCTGGTGAGCCGGCTCAAAGAATATGGTCTGCAGATGGAAATGGAAAAGCCCGCCGAAGCAGCGTCACAGAAGCTTGGAAATAAATCATTCGTGGTGAGTGGAACCTTTGCAAACTACTCGCGCGACGGCATCAAAGAAGTCATCGAAGCCAATGGTGGCCGAAATCTTAGCGCCATCTCCGGCAACACCGATTATGTAGTGGCCGGCGAAAACATGGGACCTGCCAAACTTGCCAAAGCCGAGAAGCTTGGGATAAAGATCATCAGCGAAGATGATTTTATGAAGATGATAAAATAA